One region of Vespa crabro chromosome 15, iyVesCrab1.2, whole genome shotgun sequence genomic DNA includes:
- the LOC124429283 gene encoding acanthoscurrin-2-like isoform X1: protein MGWFILACILILFICATGLPLPQGGGGLGAHGQPQAGLSSTPGPGVIGIGGGAGGGLGMGTVAGGAVVGVSGIGGGAGGGAVRGSSSSSGSVGSGSTFGSSSSSGSAIVVGSGVGTGIGSGVTGGSIGGGAGGGAAGGGSGGWSTGPSRRGQGWRVWRRNDPTLMNLWKSQGPLGSLGNAKGYIILALLIGVISMVIGCWLSDNCWSPEPEGVVTLA from the exons ATGGGGTGGTTCATCCTCGCTtgtattttaatacttttcatATGCG CGACGGGATTGCCGTTGCCACAGGGTGGTGGTGGGTTGGGTGCACATGGACAGCCGCAGGCCGGTTTGTCGAGCACCCCAGGTCCCGGTGTAATCGGTAttggtggtggtgctggtggtgGGCTTGGAATGGGCACGGTCGCCGGTGGTGCCGTCGTAGGGGTCAGTGGCATAGGTGGAGGAGCAGGTGGTGGTGCAGTTAggggtagtagtagtagtagtggttcAGTTGGTAGTGGTTCAACATTTGGAAGTTCAAGCTCCTCAGGATCTGCTATCGTCGTTGGAAGCGGTGTTGGTACTGGTATAGGAAGTGGTGTTACCGGTGGAAGCATCGGCGGTGGTGCCGGTGGTGGTGCAGCTGGTGGTGGAAGCGGGGGTTGGTCCACTGGACCGTCGCGTCGGGGCCAGGGGTGGCGCGTCTGGCGCCGCAACGATCCAACCCTTATGAATCTATGGAAATCTCAGGGTCCTTTAG GCTCTTTAGGAAACGCCAAGGGTTACATCATCCTCGCACTTTTGATTGGCGTTATCTCAATGGTGATCGGTTGCTGGTTATCCGATAACTGTTGGTCACCCGAACCAGAAGGGGTGGTCACCCTCGCATAG
- the LOC124429283 gene encoding acanthoscurrin-2-like isoform X2: protein MGWFILACILILFICATGLPLPQGGGGLGAHGQPQAGLSSTPGPGVIGIGGGAGGGLGMGTVAGGAVVGVSGIGGGAGGGAVRGSSSSSGSVGSGSTFGSSSSSGSAIVVGSGVGTGIGSGVTGGSIGGGAGGGAAGGGSGGWSTGPSRRGQGWRVWRRNDPTLMNLWKSQGPLGSLENCSIRINHI from the exons ATGGGGTGGTTCATCCTCGCTtgtattttaatacttttcatATGCG CGACGGGATTGCCGTTGCCACAGGGTGGTGGTGGGTTGGGTGCACATGGACAGCCGCAGGCCGGTTTGTCGAGCACCCCAGGTCCCGGTGTAATCGGTAttggtggtggtgctggtggtgGGCTTGGAATGGGCACGGTCGCCGGTGGTGCCGTCGTAGGGGTCAGTGGCATAGGTGGAGGAGCAGGTGGTGGTGCAGTTAggggtagtagtagtagtagtggttcAGTTGGTAGTGGTTCAACATTTGGAAGTTCAAGCTCCTCAGGATCTGCTATCGTCGTTGGAAGCGGTGTTGGTACTGGTATAGGAAGTGGTGTTACCGGTGGAAGCATCGGCGGTGGTGCCGGTGGTGGTGCAGCTGGTGGTGGAAGCGGGGGTTGGTCCACTGGACCGTCGCGTCGGGGCCAGGGGTGGCGCGTCTGGCGCCGCAACGATCCAACCCTTATGAATCTATGGAAATCTCAGGGTCCTTTAG gttcattagaaaattgttcaattagaataaatcatatttga
- the LOC124429280 gene encoding protein PFC0760c-like yields MTEDQIASIDILYDAVKSIHNCLQCRICLDMISSPVKTRCGHSFCRTCIGTVLSQKNTKCPLCNTGLQRRSISKDKHTEKCINCFEKLVHAIHEDVNIDILSYKKNPRNTREGYATPSSKCYNASSSTKTIEERKNNEKISSFFKKKNIVQKEEEEEEEGCTSRLDISNKINDTCKKYNKNNTIKKNDYANKRKERRSSSTDGLSGVYPLLSSPQRNLSTKDETSFMKEKRIKNWLKNLPNAEQFEKPTLSPNNMRNNCLDDTATVVSGISLMSSSSNIKVEKLSYESEHSMTKKHEDNVKLESFNSMKSRVTNNGRGKGYKRKATTRSSFPEEKIKDDSTGIKLKYEMIHARIKERANVEKSLKKNSHGENSLTGNIDPIDSNKQLGSVNTTKETWNRVVKFGKEMRTKKKKLKSLDVSVQSTSGFVTRTSDEFLGKKMTRKEQRRKSSTGILGFVTSSRDKNDESINLIDRRDDDNRIFPSCSILHDISFSNDQMDEKDEQKVSQNTSFISLEKEGRVPIMSLRREQMNDIIGVTTSNSDKITYVHEIDQYQSYQKDQEDQETISKKKLSLKKRDDSKTIINFSNVEQSPRKVTPVKINLEERYDILCNSQILLSPRNVRTPIKVNENPRLNESMSKLSLKKNQMCANKSNDIAISPGISKFSNVKCNLMEEMNRNNKLSKDTFKRVTVNEIIDNVNPRYDNDERRRNVTEEKNDPNELITNSLVRDDKKTRIVPFNKLGKVFKNRRKVKFYKLGPIRKESIINTLSGSFLNNSNINLITLQGSEDSLVIDKTLDEACNLDNRGSSISLIVEKDVKNYPIELIEERNIKCSSKNSTQDSLGVLLVSLKEPISEDKTVNVVDCNERYVKFNVDESAKKNIINISKSANEVPLRTIDKNGIRSKPVITSIVRMMSPENDSQLKFLNLESMTDTILPVKLRICRESTPSEFGTKSERKDDTSIKINKEMDKRKLIVHNVKKIKSEREVERSSNDNDSNYSESIDNLTQIIRFNESLNKIRKNHEDATIISLNSESSNNMDNKKSRNEYKRIALINSSSDTDNSLRKKRRIDVEDHNEDVLNLQSDNNMDNKKVMMSNTLNESKGNYKRIELMANEGSDSDNSLARKRKINIEGNIDDKKVETSKKKRITSEDSDDDNFVNKIVNDWCNDLNTSQRSIGKDNLEKLKSTKVISNKPMTMIPQSIVFDSWNNFGTPVKTIPEKEEPEKLNNDIIDKVKSIRMNDNEITTKVDRSMEKIDDRSNEIEIITNSLTTNFFTDENLIGDTKELLNKDKKYSIPLTTSSCIETNDFLADSNDSKMEENFKEKDDDDDDDNNNDDDDDDDDDTLIENFNNSNKENETARYIINNKKDYSIKKDIITSKEKAENKRATLMISGKDKYENDNDKGQIIGEQKDTCDYDSLLDVTQHQLLLNALEEDLFGTDNLQSLGKSNENIKTLSSENRLESSLQTPLKSKKNHEKERTNLRNKNAEDISSDDEIIENTPQSDKKFMEVDRSTNFKARKSLTMSQTTTPGSRKNFQVAKTTTATKTMSTMTTTPSSSVAAKVKKTPIDQNKIRPLYQSTPKTIQTALNRNCETSNFLNENKKSLKSNSNFNDSGTSRTNETRNVKNQLDDKKELCFVWSSLAINQIESIKKLAYMIGANWTQNFNSTVTHVIVGTNDTNNAATKTLKFLQGIAYKKFVVGYKWIADCLKEGTLMNEEPYEAVDCYTLEAGPRKSRLRQSDLFDGFTFLCIEPFQNITVTQFQDLLKAMGATIVQSIDALAIIKEKHRVILIENEVHTDEVVANWYAETTAIPVFCDWVVECISQYKLVSCYTHLHEVVQEDVLKLGYPEQMIDPEEFNSTCDTSIGH; encoded by the exons ATGACGGAGGATCAAATTGCGTCCATTGACATTTTATACGACGCAGTCAAGTCTATTCATAATTGTCTACAATGCAGAATTTG TTTGGATATGATTTCTTCACCCGTAAAGACAAGATGTGGACATTCTTTTTGTCGCACATGTATAGGAACTGTACTAAGTCAGAAAAATACTAAATGTCCTCTATGTAACACTGGTCTTCAAAGACGAAGTATTTCAAAGGACAAGCATACTGAAAAGTGTATTAATTGTTTCGAAAAACTTGTACATGCTATACATGAAGATGTAAATATAGACA TActctcttataaaaaaaatccgCGTAACACGAGGGAAGGTTACGCCACGCCAAGTTCTAAATGTTACAATGCATCGAGCTCAACGAAAAcgattgaagaaagaaaaaataatgaaaagatttCGTCGttctttaagaaaaagaatattgttcaaaaagaagaagaagaagaagaagaaggatgtaCCTCGCGTCTAGATatctcaaataaaataaatgatacctgtaaaaaatataataagaataatacaattaagaaaaatgattacgcaaataaaagaaaagaaaggagaagttCATCGACCGATGGATTATCCGGAGTTTATCCACTTCTCTCTTCGCCCCAACGAAATCTAAGTACAAAAGACGAGACAAGCTttatgaaagagaagagaataaaaaattggtTGAAAAATTTACCCAACGCTGAACAATTTGAAAAGCCAACGTTAAGTCCTAACAATATGAGAAACAATTGTTTAGATGACACTGCTACCGTAGTATCTGGTATATCCTTGATGTCGTCCAGTAGTAATATCAAAGTGGAAAAGTTGTCTTACGAATCGGAACATTCGATGACGAAGAAACATGAAGATAACGTAAAGCTAGAATCATTCAATTCGATGAAATCTCGAGTCACGAATAATGGAAGAGGTAAGGGATACAAAAGGAAAGCAACAACACGGTCATCGTTTCCCGAGGAAAAAATCAAGGACGATTCTACgggaattaaattgaaatacgAAATGATTCACGCGAGAATAAAGGAACGTGCGAATGtagaaaaatcattgaaaaaaaattcccaTGGAGAAAATTCTTTAACGGGTAATATCGATCCAATAGATTCGAATAAACAATTGGGATCTGTTAATACGACTAAAGAAACTTGGAATAGGGTCGTTAAATTTGGCAAAGAAATGcgtacgaaaaagaagaaattaaaatcattggACGTCAGTGTACAAAGTACGAGCGGTTTCGTGACTAGAACGTCCGATGAATTCCTTGGGAAAAAAATGACGAGGAAGGAACAACGACGTAAATCGTCCACGGGAATTTTAGGATTCGTAACGTCGTCACGTGATAAAAATGACgaatcaataaatttaattgatcgTCGAGATGACGATAATCGAATATTTCCCTCGTGTTCGATCTTACACGATATATCCTTTTCGAACGACCAAATGGATGAGAAAGACGAACAAAAAGTATCACAAAATACGTCGTTTATCTCGttggaaaaggaaggaagagttCCGATAATGAGTTTGCGTCGTGAACAAATGAATGACATCATCGGTGTTACAACGAGTAATTCCGATAAAATTACGTACGTTCATGAAATTGATCAGTATCAATCGTATCAAAAGGATCAAGAGGATCAAGAAACGatttcgaagaagaaattgtCATTGAAGAAACGTGACGATTCtaagacgataataaatttttctaacgtcGAACAATCGCCACGTAAAGTTACACCTGTCAAGATTAATCTCGAGGAACGttatgatatattatgtaacagtcaaattttattatcccCAAGGAATGTACGTACACCGATCAAAGTCAATGAAAATCCAAGATTGAACGAATCTATGTCGAAGCTGTCattgaagaaaaatcaaatgtgCGCCAATAAATCTAACGATATTGCAATATCACCTGGCATATCAAAATTCTCGAATGTCAAGTGCAATTTGATGGAAGAAATGaaccgtaataataaattatccaAAGACACGTTTAAACGTGTTACCGTTAACGAAATCATTGACAATGTTAATCCAAGATATGATAACGATGAACGGAGAAGAAACGTTACGGAAGAGAAGAATGATCCTAACGAATTAATCACGAATTCTCTCGTGAGGGACGATAAGAAAACGCGTATCGTACCGTTCAATAAATTGGGCaaggtatttaaaaatagaagaaaggtGAAATTTTATAAGCTCGGACCTATTAGAAAAGaatctattattaatacgttATCAGGTTCGTTcttaaataattcgaatattaaCTTGATAACTTTACAAGGATCGGAGGATTCATTGGTAATTGATAAGACGTTGGATGAAGCGTGCAATTTAGATAATAGAGGATCCTCGATCAGTTTGATCGTCGAGAAGGATGTTAAAAATTATCCGATAGAAttgatcgaagaaagaaatataaaatgttccTCGAAAAATTCTACTCAAGATTCTTTAGGCGTTCTTTTGGTTTCATTGAAAGAACCAATATCTGAAGATAAAACTGTCAATGTAGTAGATTGCAACGAACGATACGTCAAATTCAACGTTGACGAATctgcgaagaaaaatataataaatatatccaagAGTGCGAATGAAGTCCCTTTAAGGACCATTGATAAAAATGGTATCCGTTCGAAGCCTGTGATAACGAGCATCGTTAGAATGATGTCACCGGAAAATGATTCGCAATTAAAGTTTCTCAATTTGGAATCGATGACGGATACAATTCTACCCGTAAAATTAAGGATTTGTCGTGAATCAACACCATCGGAATTTGGAACGAAATCCGAAAGGAAGGATGAtacttcgataaaaattaataaagaaatggataaaagaaaattaattgttcataatgttaagaaaataaaaagtgaaagagaagtaGAAAGATCGAGCAATGATAATGATTCGAATTATagtgaatcgattgataatctAACTCAAATCATAAGATTTAACGAAAGTctcaataaaataagaaaaaatcacGAGGATGCTAcgattatatcattaaattcAGAATCTagtaataatatggataataaaaaatcgagAAATGAATACAAGAGGATAGCGTTGATCAATTCGAGTTCAGATACTGATAATAGtcttagaaaaaagagaagaatagatGTCGAAGATCATAATGAAGATGTACTCAATTTGCAGTCagataataatatggataataaaaaagtaatgatGAGTAATACGTTGAACGAATCAAAAGGCAATTACAAGAGAATAGAATTGATGGCCAATGAGGGTTCAGACTCTGATAATAGTttagcaagaaagagaaagataaatatcgaAGGTAATATAGACGAcaaaaaagttgaaacctctaagaaaaaacgtataacATCAGAAGACTCGGATgacgataatttcgttaacaAAATCGTAAATGATTGGTGTAATGATTTGAATACGTCACAGAGATCCATCGGTAAagataatttagaaaaattaaagagtaCCAAAGTGATATCGAATAAACCAATGACGATGATTCCTCAAAGTATTGTTTTCGATTCATGGAATAACTTTGGTACGCCTGTTAAAACAATTCCTGAAAAGGAAGAACCTGAAAAATTGaacaatgatattatagataaagtGAAATCAATTAGAATGAATGACAATGAGATTACAACTAAGGTAGATCGATCGATGGAAAAGATTGATGATCGTTCGAACGAGATTGAGATCATAACGAATAGTTTAACTACGAATTTCTTTACCGATGAAAATCTCATTGGCGATACCAAAGagttattaaataaagataaaaaatattctataccATTAACGACATCATCTTGCATAGAGACCAATGATTTCTTGGCCGATTCAAATGACagtaaaatggaagaaaattttaaggagaaggatgatgatgatgatgatgataataataatgatgatgatgatgatgatgatgatgatacattgatagaaaatttcaataattctaACAAGGAGAATGAAACCGCTAgatacattataaataataaaaaagattattcgattaaaaaagatattataacgagtaaagaaaaagcCGAAAATAAAAGGGCAACATTGATGATATCTGGGAAAGATAAATACgagaatgataatgacaaaGGTCAAATTATAGGAGAACAAAAGGATACGTGCGATTACGATTCTCTATTGGACGTAACACAGCATCAACTTTTACTCAATGCTCTCGAAGAAGATCTCTTTGGTACAGACAATTTGCAAAGTTTAGGAAAGTcgaacgaaaatataaaaacattgtCCTCGGAAAACAGATTAGAGAGCTCGTTGCAAACGCCATTGAAATCCAAGAAAAatcacgagaaagaaagaacaaatctTCGTAACAAG AATGCCGAAGATATTTCTAGCGACGATGAGATAATTGAAAATACACCACAATctgataaaaaatt TATGGAGGTTGATCGTAGCACGAACTTTAAGGCAAGAAAATCTTTGACCATGTCGCAAACAACAACACCAGGATCGAGGAAAAACTTTCAAGTTGCGAAGACGACAACAGCGACGAAAACAATGAGCACAATGACGACAACACCATCCTCTTCGGTAGCTGCTAAAGTTAAGAAGACTCCCATAGATCAAAACAAGATCCGACCGCTTTATCAAAGTACACCTAAAACAATCCAAACGGCTCTTAATCGTAATTGCGAAACGAGCAATTTCCTAAACGAGAATAAAAAGTCACTTAAGTCAAATTCTAATTTCAATGACAGTGGTACTAGTAGAACGAATGAGAcaagaaatgttaaaaatcaactagacgataaaaaagaattatgttTCGTTTGGAGTAGCCTGGCAATTAATCAAATTGAATCGATCAAAAAATTGGCATACATGATTGGCGCTAATTGGACgcaaaattttaattcaacCGTAACTCACGTTATTGTTGGTACGAACGATACTAACAATGCAGCCACcaaaacattaaaatttttacaagGTATAGCATATAAAAAATTCGTCGTTGGTTATAAATGGATAGCAGATTGTTTGAAGGAAGGAACATTGATGAATGAAGAACCATACGAAGCTGTTGATTGTTATACACTTGAGGCGGGTCCTCGAAAATCACGTTTAAGACAAAGTGACTTGTTCGATggatttacttttctttgcaTTGAACCATTTCAGAATATAACAGTAACTCAATTCCag GATTTATTGAAGGCAATGGGTGCTACGATTGTTCAAAGTATTGATGCACTTGCCATTATCAAAGAGAAGCATAGagttatattaatagaaaatgaagTACATACGGACGAAGTTGTTG cAAATTGGTACGCTGAAACCACCGCCATACCTGTTTTTTGTGACTGGGTTGTAGAATGTATTAGTCAATACAAATTAGTATCTTGTTATACGCATCTTCATGAAGTTGTACAAGAAGATGTGTTGAAATTAGGATATCCGGAACAAATGATAGATCCGGAGGAATTCAACAGTACATGTGATACATCGATTGGCCATTAA